In one Drosophila pseudoobscura strain MV-25-SWS-2005 chromosome X, UCI_Dpse_MV25, whole genome shotgun sequence genomic region, the following are encoded:
- the LOC4814334 gene encoding RUN domain-containing protein 1, with amino-acid sequence MSVSASETVAGRSSCGPNPPPGCQSGTDTHTKRDRASESVRHTKRVRESEQEWEAAGAGPAGIESGTGHRLIFLCKRETRKSKPYVNRTQSLSLRFHLEMEEALQLTEAEATESMESSPVEGQQPVHEVNSCHDKAATYPEETETETDPEHDPEPEQMLSERWSPLGANYDDANSASSGVDCELEPTLLGLSLEKSSPGNETENASELARLRSIEEEQELLTSSLLALTSHFAHVQLRVRQIVEAPAEERDQLLRDLDDFAFQGIPDAGLGQKKGSDAEPERETETDGQLIEQLKSQLTELEQLAYEAGEPGILPQHVLLEKQKFILDELRAKLNLQVEQQDLPSLSTDQLRHQVDNAIGEFVGPLKMKEQLVAQLKTQITDLERFIAFLQCDAAGSGSGSSASGSDRLKLLSGAYNSYAAKQTARSQVSLPAPAETSPPSRSYSHSSALPVAQAGESLHSKAHGLLDKASILMQMFATTHLAKPREDFQQNTLKKTHKGNHWGDLRAQLEVDIQEVAALAATLSCDREKLANIKRALRQQQQQQQQQAGSSSTCLNPQNGALITLPPRCRRAVAAGHELAPYAAAAASAATSSDSEEEASYDRFEWEKEIKGLSLGRRIVHMRGDSIATIGRELTTVVRKNFARTVQQLIQHGLRIPAESAASSLMVPFMRCLHPGTQRMAAPSAQESQFLGLGRGMHAWELILEYYQLKHGEEYNNTPARKLSLSFQLDIVDAQAVTAKQSLLSTVGMILAMHKPYKRSHNAHFKAFVCAGLNSHLLVEWLNLILSCNELIDTYYSSTSYVARTGFRDSLRSIDALSKFDFDLPVDLAIRHFRNI; translated from the exons ATGTCAGTCAGTGCGTCAGAAACTGTCGCAGGGCGCTCATCGTGCGGCCCAAATCCTCCCCCGGGCTGCCAAAgtggcacagacacacacacaaagcgaGACAGAGCGAGCGAAAGCGTACGACATACAAAGAGGGTTAGAGAGAGCGAACAAGAGTGGGAAGCAGCAGGCGCTGGGCCAGCTGGCATAGAAAGCGGAACTGGCCACCGattgatttttctttgcaaaCGGGAAACGCGGAAAAGTAAACCATACGTAAACAGAACGCAGAGTCTAAGCCTGCGATTCCATTTAGAAATGGAGGAGGCACTGCAGTTGACCGAGGCGGAGGCCACGGAATCAATGGAATCATCCCCCGTTGAAGGCCAGCAGCCTGTGCATGAGGTGAACAGCTGCCACGACAAAGCTGCCACATATCCAGAGGAaaccgagaccgagacggaCCCCGAGCAcgatccagagccagagcagatGCTTAGTGAGAGGTGGTCCCCGCTAGGAGCCAACTACGATGACGCCAATAGCGCCAGCTCCGGGGTGGACTGCGAGCTGGAGCCCACTTTGCTGGGCCTAAGTCTGGAGAAGAGCAGCCCCGGCAATGAGACGGAGAATGCCAGCGAACTGGCTCGCCTCCGCAGCatcgaggaggagcaggagctgctcACCAGCTCCCTGCTGGCCCTAACCTCGCACTTTGCCCACGTCCAGCTGAGGGTGCGACAAATTGTCGAGGCTCCCGCGGAGGAGCGGGACCAGTTACTGCGGGATCTGGATGACTTTGCCTTCCAGGGCATTCCCGATGCCGGCCTCGGCCAGAAGAAGGGCTCCGACGCGGAGCCGGAGCGTGAGACGGAGACCGATGGCCAGCTGATTGAGCAGCTCAAATCGCAGCTGACGGAGCTGGAGCAGTTGGCATATGAGGCCGGGGAACCGGGCATCCTGCCGCAGCATGTCCTCCTCGAGAAGCAGAAGTTCATCCTGGACGAGCTACGGGCCAAGCTCAACCTGCAGGTGGAGCAGCAGGATCTGCCATCGCTCAGCACGGATCAGCTGCGGCACCAGGTGGACAACGCCATCGGGGAGTTTGTGGGGCCGCTGAAAATGAAGGAGCAGCTGGTGGCCCAGCTAAAGACACAGATCACCGACCTGGAGCGCTTCATTGCCTTCCTGCAGTGCGATGCGGCGGGCTCCGGTTCGGGCTCCTCtgccagcggcagcgacaggcTGAAGCTCCTCTCCGGAGCCTACAACAGCTATGCGGCCAAGCAGACGGCCCGTTCCCAGGTCTCTTTGCCCGCTCCGGCGGAAACTTCTCCTCCATCTCGTTCCTATTCCCATTCGTCAGCCCTGCCCGTGGCCCAGGCGGGCGAGAGCCTGCATAGCAAGGCACACGGATTGCTGGACAAGGCCTCCATCCTTATGCAGATGTTCGCCACCACGCACCTGGCCAAGCCGCGCGAGGACTTCCAGCAGAACACCCTGAAGAAGACGCACAAGGGTAATCACTGGGG GGATCTTCGTGCCCAGCTGGAGGTGGATATCCAGGAGGTGGCCGCCTTGGCCGCCACGCTCAGCTGCGACCGCGAGAAGTTGGCCAATATCAAGCGGGCCCtgcgacaacagcagcaacagcaacagcagcaggcgggaTCCTCGAGTACATGCCTCAATCCCCAGAACGGAGCGTTGATTACCTTGCCACCGCGCTGCAGACGGGCCGTGGCCGCAGGCCATGAGCTGGCACCATATGCCGCGGCTGCTGCGTCGGCAGCCACCTCCTCCGACTCAGAAGAGGAAGCCAGCTACGACCGCTTCGAGTGGGAGAAGGAGATCAAGGGTCTGAGCCTGGGAAGGCGTATCGTTCACATGCGCGGCGACTCCATAGCCACTATCGGACGCGAGCTGACGACCGTGGTGCGCAAGAACTTTGCCCGCACTGTGCAGCAGCTGATCCAGCATGGCCTGAGGATTCCCGCCGAGTCGGCGGCCTCCAGCCTGATGGTGCCCTTCATGCGATGCCTGCATCCGGGGACGCAGCGCATGGCAGCACCATCTGCCCAAGAGTCGCAGTTCCTCGGTCTGGGCCGTGGGATGCACGCCTGGGAGCTGATCCTCGAGTACTACCAGCTGAAGCATGGCGAGGAGTACAACAACACACCAGCGAGAAAGCTCTCGCTGAGCTTCCAACTGGACATTGTCGATGCCCAGGCTGTGACGGCCAAACAGAGCCTGCTCAGCACAGTGGGCATGATCCTGGCCATGCACAAGCCGTACAAGCGCAGCCACAATGCCCACTTCAAGGCCTTTGTCTGTGCGGGACTGAA CTCCCATCTGCTGGTGGAGTGGCTGAATCTGATCCTCAGCTGCAACGAGCTGATTGATACCTACTACTCGTCCACCAGCTATGTGGCCCGCACTGGCTTCCGCGACTCGTTGCGCTCCATCGACGCCCTGTCCAAGTTTGACTTTGATCTGCCAGTGGACCTGGCCATCCGGCACTTCCGCAACATCTAA
- the mus81 gene encoding crossover junction endonuclease MUS81, translating to MQNAKLPSSDMQSKEGANLANSEQIISQSQFNLYKSQMETRLEVRLREPNPLFTRWLERWLREAERRQQRSQHKLRQALEALKSYPLPLYSGRDCSVLRGFGGTLCQLIDEELRQHRAASQPQPQTTTAQYEEQVQQVVKAVQEKQQKTKKDPAKKPTKKAQLEQAAAEERERVVEMLPDSFEVLLLVDTQETSGKNKRVLDQTRSYLQSLGVDHEVRRLTVGDFLWIARDADGSELVLPYIVERKRMDDLASSIRDGRFHEQKHRLRQCGLLNVIYLIEDYGDNEQLGLPLDSLLQALANTRIQSGIQVVRTENHYRSMCYLAGMSRALRQMFLSKSLHSVDRAALGSSSCLTDRRVGLLKFRALYEDSAKNAQLTVREVFVQQLLQLHSLSMERALAIVELYPTPRLLLDAYEACEEVDQARRLLAGITCGALERPLGEKLSQCLYDFYGSEFR from the coding sequence ATGCAGAATGCCAAACTACCATCATCAGATATGCAGTCAAAAGAAGGCGCAAATCTTGCTAATAGTGAACAAATCATTTCACAATcgcaatttaatttgtataaatcCCAAATGGAGACACGACTGGAGGTGCGTCTGCGAGAGCCCAATCCGCTGTTCACCCGCTGGCTGGAGCGTTGGCTTCGTGAGGCGGAACGCCGACAACAGAGGTCCCAGCACAAGCTGCGACAGGCCCTGGAGGCTCTGAAGAGCTATCCGCTGCCGCTGTACAGTGGGCGCGACTGCTCCGTTCTGCGTGGATTCGGTGGCACCTTGTGCCAGCTGATCGATGAGGAGCTACGGCAGCACcgggcagccagccagccacagccgcagacAACCACAGCCCAGTACGAAGAGCAGGTGCAACAGGTGGTCAAGGCGGtgcaggagaagcagcagaagacaAAGAAGGACCCCGCCAAGAAGCCGACCAAAAAAGCCCAGCTGGAGCAGGCTGCAGCCGAGGAACGTGAGCGAGTGGTGGAGATGCTGCCGGACAGCTTTGAGGTACTGCTCCTGGTTGATACCCAGGAGACGAGTGGCAAGAACAAGCGCGTCCTCGACCAAACGCGCAGCTACCTGCAGTCTCTGGGCGTCGACCACGAGGTGCGTCGCCTCACCGTCGGCGACTTTCTATGGATAGCCCGCGATGCGGACGGCAGCGAGCTTGTCCTGCCCTACATTGTGGAGCGCAAGCGCATGGACGACCTGGCTTCGAGCATCCGCGACGGCCGCTTTCACGAGCAAAAGCACCGTCTCCGGCAGTGCGGCTTGCTAAACGTGATCTACTTGATCGAGGACTATGGGGACAACGAGCAGCTTGGCCTACCCCTGGACTCGCTGCTCCAGGCGCTGGCCAACACCCGCATCCAGTCAGGCATCCAGGTGGTGCGGACAGAGAACCACTACCGTAGCATGTGCTACTTGGCGGGGATGAGCCGAGCGCTGCGGCAAATGTTTCTCAGCAAGAGCCTCCACAGCGTGGATCGAGCCGCATTGGGATCGTCGAGCTGTCTGACCGACCGCCGTGTTGGTCTGTTGAAGTTCCGGGCCCTGTACGAGGACTCGGCCAAGAATGCCCAGCTGACGGTGCGCGAGGTATTCGTCCAGCAGCTGCTTCAACTGCATTCTCTCTCTATGGAGCGAGCCCTGGCCATTGTGGAGCTTTATCCCACGCCGCGTCTCCTCCTGGATGCTTACGAGGCGTGTGAAGAGGTGGACCAAGCCAGGCGACTGCTGGCGGGAATCACATGCGGGGCTTTGGAGCGACCGCTGGGAGAAAAGCTGAGCCAGTGCCTGTATGACTTCTACGGCAGCGAGTTTAGGTAG